In Streptomyces chartreusis, the following proteins share a genomic window:
- a CDS encoding SWIM zinc finger family protein, whose protein sequence is MTQQGVRWTADQVLALAPDATSRKAGSKLGAAGPWSEAGSAEEGTVWGLCKGSGSKPYQTVIDIADTSGPAYKCSCPSRKFPCKHALGLLLLWAGGDGAVPSAAEPPDWAEQWIKGRRQRAEEKRTAGASGSSPASADPEAARRRAERRAVRVTAGATELEQRLSDLLRGGLAGAEQAGYGLWEETAARMVDAQAPGLAARVRELGAIPASGPGWPVRLLEECALLHLLDQGWLRREGLPDGLADTVRSRIGLPASADGPPVRDRWLVLAQYDTADVKLTTRRIWLHGADSGRTALLLSYGAAGRAPELTLPVGLALEAELTAYPGAGQLRATLGEQFAPPAPASIRPSGMTTAEATARYGDALRDDPWLDSVPVTLDRVIPAPDGDSWQLADADADTALPLTPAARSRPGLWRLVALSGGAPVKVFGECGHRGFTPLTAWPQGSGEAVRLC, encoded by the coding sequence ATGACTCAGCAGGGGGTGCGCTGGACTGCGGATCAGGTGCTGGCACTGGCGCCTGACGCCACGTCACGCAAAGCGGGAAGCAAACTCGGAGCGGCGGGGCCGTGGTCCGAGGCGGGGAGTGCCGAGGAAGGGACGGTGTGGGGGCTGTGCAAGGGCAGTGGGAGCAAGCCGTATCAGACGGTCATCGACATCGCGGACACGTCCGGGCCCGCGTACAAGTGCAGTTGCCCGAGCCGGAAGTTCCCGTGCAAGCACGCGCTCGGGCTGTTGCTGCTCTGGGCGGGCGGGGACGGCGCGGTGCCGTCCGCGGCGGAGCCGCCGGACTGGGCGGAGCAGTGGATAAAGGGGAGAAGGCAGCGTGCCGAGGAGAAGCGGACGGCGGGCGCGTCCGGTTCCTCGCCGGCGTCCGCTGATCCGGAGGCGGCACGGCGAAGGGCGGAGCGCCGGGCCGTACGCGTCACCGCGGGGGCGACGGAGTTGGAGCAGCGGCTGTCGGACCTGCTGCGCGGCGGCCTGGCCGGCGCCGAGCAGGCGGGGTACGGGCTTTGGGAGGAGACGGCCGCCCGCATGGTCGACGCCCAGGCTCCAGGACTCGCGGCGCGGGTTAGGGAGTTGGGGGCGATACCGGCGTCCGGGCCTGGCTGGCCGGTGCGGCTGCTGGAGGAGTGCGCCCTGCTCCACCTCCTCGACCAGGGCTGGCTGCGCCGCGAGGGGCTGCCCGACGGCCTGGCGGACACGGTCCGCTCCCGGATCGGCCTGCCCGCGTCGGCGGACGGCCCGCCCGTCCGGGACCGCTGGCTGGTCCTCGCCCAGTACGACACGGCCGATGTGAAGCTCACGACACGCCGGATCTGGCTGCACGGCGCCGACTCGGGCCGCACCGCGCTGCTCCTCTCTTATGGCGCGGCCGGCCGAGCCCCCGAGCTGACGCTGCCGGTGGGTCTGGCCCTGGAGGCGGAGCTGACGGCTTATCCCGGGGCGGGCCAGTTGCGGGCGACCCTGGGCGAGCAGTTCGCACCACCCGCGCCCGCGTCGATACGACCATCCGGCATGACGACGGCCGAGGCGACCGCCCGATACGGCGACGCGCTCCGCGACGATCCATGGCTGGACTCCGTCCCGGTGACCCTGGACCGGGTCATACCGGCGCCGGACGGCGACTCGTGGCAGTTGGCGGACGCCGACGCGGACACGGCGCTCCCGCTCACCCCGGCCGCGCGCTCCCGTCCGGGCCTGTGGCGCCTGGTCGCGCTGTCGGGCGGCGCGCCGGTGAAGGTGTTCGGCGAGTGCGGCCACCGCGGCTTCACCCCGCTCACGGCCTGGCCGCAGGGGTCGGGCGAGGCCGTACGACTCTGCTGA
- a CDS encoding DUF5691 domain-containing protein: protein MNSPSVPVDSPAPSAWEELVTAALLGTERRTPPGCPPGREAPVALLDAAAVETVRRRAGLRPARAADRPQPAPEDARPALPPAAARRLAMLLADRPGAGGGGRRGTAPDLVELLPEWLARANDRGLAPPPEVLPALLDAARGRTDLRPAALTFAGPRAVWLARINPDWRFALRATPGGGAALPHLDDPAKVQQLWQEGLFAERVALLSAIRAREPEAARELLVTTWATERAEDRLMFLDSLRMGLGPQDEPFLEQALADRSRNVRATAAELLSALPGSALAGRMAVRAGACVALDHTGDGPTISVEAPHECDAGMERDGVVPKAPAGRGERSWWFGQLVEATPLGTWARRLGGRTPEEIVALPVTDDWQAELHAAWCRAAVRQRDAEWARALLGSPSAPEAGGPGAVSLAERAKLLGTLSPDERAEWVAGFIATHGLSEAFQLLGVCTVPWAAPLGRAVVDALNIARDAGSYPWSFSGVMGLAERCLDPAEASRLDGLLAVPDEPEDASPGAGGYWAEAFQRLVTTLRLRAAMIEELGTPGA from the coding sequence ATGAACAGTCCCTCCGTTCCCGTGGACTCGCCCGCGCCGAGCGCCTGGGAGGAACTCGTCACGGCGGCGCTGCTCGGGACGGAACGGCGTACGCCGCCGGGCTGTCCGCCGGGCCGCGAGGCGCCGGTGGCACTGCTGGACGCGGCGGCCGTGGAGACCGTACGGCGCCGGGCCGGACTGCGACCGGCACGGGCCGCCGACCGTCCGCAGCCCGCCCCCGAGGACGCGCGACCGGCGCTGCCACCTGCCGCCGCGCGCAGGCTGGCGATGCTGCTGGCCGACCGTCCGGGCGCGGGCGGTGGCGGCCGCCGCGGCACGGCACCGGACCTGGTTGAGCTGCTGCCCGAGTGGCTCGCGCGCGCGAACGACCGGGGTCTCGCGCCGCCCCCCGAAGTGCTGCCCGCGCTGCTGGACGCTGCGCGGGGGCGTACGGATCTGCGCCCGGCGGCGCTGACGTTCGCGGGTCCGCGCGCGGTGTGGCTGGCCCGGATCAACCCGGACTGGCGGTTCGCCCTGCGCGCGACCCCGGGCGGGGGCGCCGCACTGCCGCACCTTGACGACCCGGCCAAGGTGCAACAGCTCTGGCAGGAGGGCCTGTTCGCGGAGCGGGTCGCCCTGCTCTCCGCGATACGCGCCCGGGAGCCCGAAGCCGCGCGTGAGCTGCTCGTCACGACGTGGGCGACGGAGCGGGCCGAGGACCGGCTGATGTTCCTCGACTCGCTGCGCATGGGGCTCGGCCCGCAGGACGAGCCGTTCCTGGAGCAGGCGCTCGCCGACCGGAGCCGCAATGTCCGGGCGACGGCGGCGGAGTTGCTGTCGGCACTGCCGGGTTCGGCGCTCGCCGGGCGGATGGCGGTGCGTGCCGGGGCCTGCGTGGCGCTGGATCACACAGGTGACGGGCCGACGATCAGTGTCGAGGCACCGCACGAGTGCGACGCGGGCATGGAGCGTGACGGGGTGGTGCCCAAGGCGCCGGCGGGCCGGGGTGAACGGTCGTGGTGGTTCGGCCAGTTGGTCGAGGCGACGCCGCTCGGCACGTGGGCTCGGCGGCTCGGCGGCCGTACGCCCGAGGAGATCGTGGCGCTCCCGGTGACGGACGACTGGCAGGCGGAGCTGCACGCGGCGTGGTGCCGGGCGGCCGTACGGCAGCGGGACGCCGAGTGGGCCAGGGCGCTGCTCGGGTCACCCTCCGCTCCGGAGGCGGGCGGTCCGGGGGCGGTGTCGCTGGCCGAGCGGGCGAAGCTGCTGGGCACGCTGAGCCCGGACGAGCGGGCGGAGTGGGTCGCCGGGTTCATCGCGACGCACGGCCTGTCGGAGGCGTTTCAGCTGCTCGGGGTGTGCACGGTGCCGTGGGCCGCGCCGCTCGGGCGGGCGGTCGTGGACGCGCTCAACATCGCGCGGGACGCGGGGAGTTATCCATGGAGCTTCAGCGGAGTGATGGGCCTGGCCGAGCGCTGCCTCGACCCGGCCGAGGCGAGCCGTCTGGACGGCCTGCTGGCGGTACCGGACGAACCGGAGGACGCGTCGCCGGGGGCCGGCGGGTACTGGGCAGAGGCGTTCCAGCGGCTGGTGACGACACTGCGGTTGCGGGCGGCCATGATCGAGGAGCTGGGCACACCGGGCGCCTGA
- a CDS encoding cobalamin B12-binding domain-containing protein: MGVAAGPIRVVVAKPGLDGHDRGAKVIARALRDAGMEVIYTGLHQTPEQIVDTAIQEDADAIGLSILSGAHNTLFAAVIELLKEREAEDILVFGGGIIPEADIAPLKEKGVAEIFTPGATTQAIVDWVRANVRQPAGA, encoded by the coding sequence ATGGGTGTGGCAGCCGGTCCGATCCGCGTGGTGGTGGCCAAGCCGGGACTCGACGGCCACGATCGTGGGGCCAAGGTGATCGCGCGGGCCCTGCGCGACGCCGGTATGGAGGTCATCTACACCGGGCTCCACCAGACCCCGGAGCAGATCGTCGACACCGCGATCCAGGAGGACGCCGACGCGATCGGCCTGTCCATTCTCTCCGGTGCCCACAACACCCTCTTCGCCGCCGTGATCGAGCTCCTCAAGGAGCGCGAGGCGGAGGACATCCTCGTCTTCGGCGGCGGGATCATCCCCGAGGCGGACATCGCCCCGCTGAAGGAGAAGGGCGTCGCGGAGATCTTCACGCCGGGCGCGACCACTCAGGCGATCGTGGACTGGGTGCGGGCGAACGTGCGTCAGCCGGCGGGGGCGTAG
- a CDS encoding esterase/lipase family protein, whose product MKVTGTALPFLPLYRRLLPSRLAGLSLALLKATALELAILAGHLLLYPSGITQERRTTPALPSPDTTQLPTETSPPVVLLHGFIDNRSVFVLLRRNLAQHGRHQVESLNYSPLTCDIRTAAELLGRHIEGICERTGSRQVDVVGHSLGGLIARYYVQRLGGDHRVRTLVTLGTPHSGTGVVPLANAHPIVRQMRPGSPILEELALPAPGCRTHFVSFWSDLDHLMDPLETACIDHPDLLAQNVRVSGVGHLALPVHPAVATGIRQALDSTRTGAATVAQADGMTVA is encoded by the coding sequence ATGAAGGTCACCGGGACAGCACTCCCCTTTCTCCCGCTCTACCGGCGTCTGCTCCCGAGCAGGCTCGCCGGCCTCTCCCTGGCCCTGCTGAAGGCGACCGCGCTGGAGCTCGCGATCCTCGCCGGACATCTGCTCCTCTATCCCTCCGGCATCACGCAGGAGCGCCGCACCACCCCCGCGCTCCCCTCCCCGGACACGACCCAGCTGCCGACGGAGACCAGTCCGCCCGTCGTCCTGCTGCACGGGTTCATCGACAACCGCTCGGTCTTCGTCCTGCTGCGCCGCAATCTCGCCCAGCACGGCAGGCACCAGGTCGAGTCGCTCAACTACTCCCCGCTGACCTGCGACATCCGCACCGCCGCCGAGCTGCTCGGCCGGCACATAGAGGGGATCTGCGAGCGCACCGGCAGCAGGCAGGTCGATGTCGTCGGGCACAGCCTGGGCGGGCTGATAGCGCGTTATTACGTGCAGCGCCTCGGCGGCGACCACAGGGTCCGCACCCTCGTCACGCTCGGCACGCCGCACTCCGGCACGGGTGTCGTCCCGCTGGCGAACGCGCACCCCATCGTGCGCCAGATGCGCCCCGGCTCACCCATCCTCGAGGAGCTGGCCCTTCCCGCTCCGGGCTGCCGTACGCACTTCGTGAGTTTCTGGAGCGACCTCGACCATCTGATGGACCCGCTGGAGACGGCCTGCATCGACCACCCGGACCTGCTGGCGCAGAACGTCCGAGTGAGCGGCGTCGGCCACCTCGCCCTGCCGGTGCACCCGGCAGTCGCGACCGGGATCCGGCAGGCACTCGACTCCACTCGCACCGGAGCCGCGACCGTCGCCCAGGCCGACGGCATGACGGTGGCGTAA
- a CDS encoding M23 family metallopeptidase, which yields MTSPTPAPDAASAHYAPYGTQEAHYGDSTTYGTYDATGFATAGHAAPTFDADPLFGSLPGEGAGTGTGTYDATQWSTGSHHTAHYDAYAAQHQAAYDTGAYETAAWGTDHERLAFVPQQANGHDVSGQWDANAWLQPDQTAAPQPDQTQNWAWGTAAFDTGAYDATQWNSDGSTTQTTGDFEPSAESFDQQATAHFDQIEHGAAAGYDEHTPYDEHAAYEEHAGYDEHTGYDEHAPYEDHTASYDEHAPYDHASYDDQAQHEGELTATGELPAVAPLLDDQEETTPAPSPRAGSRSGARSRRRTPPKRSALLTIAVPSACVMGVAGIAAASVGNLTDDKDASTLASEGAAVKPSTANNKLDTQLESLSAGADDFADRASRTQERIDLKAQQAAEKRKAAEEAARKERLRPKFAVPVAQHGLSAYFGQSGINWMSVHTGIDFPVSYGTTVMAATDGTVRTQWNSAYGNMMIVTAKDGTETWYCHLSSYRVASGTTVKAGDPIAYSGNSGNSTGPHLHFEVRPGGGSAIDPLSWLRSHGVDPS from the coding sequence ATGACGTCTCCGACTCCGGCTCCCGACGCCGCCTCGGCGCATTACGCGCCGTACGGCACGCAGGAAGCCCATTACGGTGACTCCACCACCTACGGCACCTACGACGCCACAGGTTTTGCGACCGCCGGTCACGCAGCACCGACCTTCGACGCGGACCCCCTGTTCGGCAGCCTCCCGGGCGAGGGCGCAGGCACCGGCACCGGCACGTACGACGCCACCCAGTGGTCCACCGGCAGCCACCACACCGCGCACTACGACGCCTACGCGGCCCAGCATCAGGCCGCCTACGACACCGGCGCGTACGAGACCGCGGCCTGGGGCACCGACCACGAGCGGCTCGCCTTCGTCCCGCAGCAGGCCAACGGCCATGACGTCTCGGGCCAGTGGGACGCGAACGCCTGGCTCCAGCCCGACCAGACGGCCGCCCCCCAGCCCGACCAGACCCAGAACTGGGCATGGGGCACGGCAGCTTTCGACACCGGGGCGTACGACGCCACCCAGTGGAACTCCGACGGCAGCACGACGCAGACGACCGGCGACTTCGAGCCGTCAGCAGAATCCTTCGACCAGCAGGCGACCGCGCACTTCGACCAGATCGAGCACGGCGCTGCCGCGGGTTACGACGAGCACACGCCGTACGACGAACACGCGGCCTATGAAGAGCACGCGGGCTACGACGAGCACACGGGCTACGACGAGCACGCCCCGTACGAGGACCACACGGCCTCCTACGACGAGCACGCGCCGTACGACCACGCCTCGTACGACGACCAGGCCCAGCACGAAGGCGAGTTGACCGCCACCGGCGAACTCCCCGCCGTGGCCCCTCTCCTCGACGACCAGGAGGAGACCACTCCGGCCCCCTCCCCCCGCGCCGGCTCCCGCAGCGGAGCGCGCTCCCGCCGCCGTACGCCCCCGAAGCGTTCCGCGCTGCTGACGATCGCCGTGCCCTCGGCCTGTGTCATGGGCGTCGCGGGGATCGCCGCCGCCTCCGTCGGCAACCTGACCGACGACAAGGACGCCTCCACGCTCGCCTCCGAGGGCGCCGCCGTGAAGCCGTCCACCGCGAACAACAAGCTGGACACCCAGCTCGAGAGCCTCTCCGCCGGCGCCGACGACTTCGCCGACCGGGCCAGCCGTACGCAGGAGCGCATCGACCTCAAGGCGCAGCAGGCGGCCGAGAAGCGCAAGGCCGCCGAGGAGGCCGCCCGCAAGGAGCGGCTGCGTCCGAAGTTCGCGGTTCCGGTCGCGCAGCACGGCCTCAGCGCCTACTTCGGCCAGTCCGGCATCAACTGGATGTCCGTGCACACCGGCATCGACTTCCCGGTGTCGTACGGCACGACGGTGATGGCCGCGACCGACGGCACCGTCCGCACACAGTGGAACAGCGCCTACGGCAACATGATGATCGTGACCGCGAAGGACGGCACGGAGACGTGGTACTGCCACCTCTCCAGCTACCGCGTCGCCTCCGGTACGACCGTCAAGGCCGGCGACCCGATCGCGTACTCCGGCAACTCCGGCAACTCGACGGGCCCGCACCTGCACTTCGAGGTCCGGCCCGGCGGCGGCTCGGCGATAGACCCGCTGTCGTGGCTGCGCAGCCACGGGGTCGACCCGTCGTAA
- the pcrA gene encoding DNA helicase PcrA translates to MSSLFDDSFLADLQAPRAHGEEHPPPPEDDHAPEPVPDDLFGGKFDVPPDRDGHYRDGAPRPVIDAAALLEGLNDNQRAAVVHSGTPLLIVAGAGSGKTRVLTHRIAHLLAERNVHPGQILAITFTNKAAGEMKERVEQLVGPRANAMWVMTFHSACVRILRRESKKLGFTSSFSIYDAADSKRLMALVCRDLDLDPKRFPPKSFSAKISNLKNELIDEEDFAAQATDGFEKTLAQAYALYQSRLREANALDFDDLIMTTVNLLRAFPDVAEHYRRRFRHVLVDEYQDTNHAQYALVRELVGTGEHPVDVPPSSHDVPPAELCVVGDADQSIYAFRGATIRNILQFEEDYPEATTILLEQNYRSTQTILTAANAVIERNESRRPKNLWTNAGAGARITGYVADTEHDEAQFVAEEIDRLTDAGDAKAGDVAVFYRTNAQSRVFEEIFIRVGLPYKVVGGVRFYERKEVRDVLAYLRVLANPEDSVPLRRILNVPKRGIGERAEAMIDALSQREKISFPQALKRVDEAYGMAARSTNAVKRFNTLMEELRTIVESGAGPATVLEAVLERTGYLAELQASTDPQDETRIENLQELAAVALEFEQETGEGEAVGGLSDFLERVALVADSDQIPDEEEDGSGVITLMTLHTAKGLEFPVVFLTGMEDGVFPHMRALGQNKELEEERRLAYVGITRARERLYLTRSAMRSAWGQPSYNPPSRFLEEIPAAHVDWKRTGATAPVSSGPVSGVAASLSSSRSRSSASGASGFATRRTSEKPVVQLAVGDRVTHDQFGLGTVTGVKGTGVNAEATIDFGDTKPKRLLLRYAPVEKL, encoded by the coding sequence ATGAGCAGCCTCTTTGACGACAGCTTCCTGGCGGACCTCCAGGCCCCTCGGGCCCACGGGGAAGAGCACCCGCCGCCGCCCGAGGACGACCACGCTCCGGAACCGGTTCCGGACGATCTGTTCGGTGGGAAGTTCGACGTGCCACCGGACCGGGACGGCCACTACCGCGACGGCGCCCCGCGGCCGGTCATCGACGCCGCGGCGCTGCTGGAGGGGCTGAACGACAACCAGCGTGCCGCCGTCGTCCACTCCGGCACCCCGCTGCTCATCGTGGCCGGCGCCGGGTCCGGCAAGACGCGTGTGCTCACCCATCGCATCGCCCACCTGCTCGCCGAGCGGAACGTGCATCCGGGGCAGATCCTCGCGATCACGTTCACCAACAAGGCCGCGGGCGAGATGAAGGAGCGGGTCGAGCAGCTCGTCGGCCCGCGCGCCAACGCGATGTGGGTGATGACCTTCCACAGCGCGTGCGTGCGCATTCTGCGGCGGGAGAGCAAGAAGCTCGGGTTCACGTCTTCTTTCTCGATCTACGACGCCGCCGACAGCAAGCGGCTGATGGCGCTCGTGTGCCGTGATCTGGATCTCGACCCCAAACGGTTCCCGCCCAAGTCCTTCAGCGCCAAGATCAGCAACCTGAAGAACGAGCTGATCGACGAGGAGGACTTCGCCGCCCAGGCGACCGACGGCTTCGAGAAGACCCTCGCTCAGGCGTACGCCCTGTACCAGTCGCGGTTGCGGGAGGCCAACGCCCTCGACTTCGACGACCTGATCATGACGACGGTCAACCTGCTGCGCGCCTTCCCGGACGTCGCCGAGCACTACCGCCGGCGCTTCCGCCATGTGCTGGTGGACGAGTACCAGGACACCAACCACGCCCAGTACGCGCTGGTGCGCGAGCTCGTCGGGACCGGCGAGCATCCCGTCGACGTGCCGCCGAGCTCCCACGACGTCCCGCCCGCCGAGCTGTGCGTGGTGGGTGACGCCGACCAGTCGATCTACGCCTTCCGGGGCGCCACCATCCGCAACATCCTCCAGTTCGAGGAGGACTACCCGGAGGCGACGACCATCCTGCTGGAGCAGAACTATCGGTCGACGCAGACGATCCTGACCGCCGCCAACGCCGTCATCGAACGCAACGAGTCCCGCCGCCCCAAGAACCTGTGGACCAACGCGGGCGCGGGCGCGCGCATCACCGGCTACGTCGCCGACACCGAGCACGACGAGGCGCAGTTCGTCGCCGAGGAGATAGACCGACTGACGGACGCGGGCGACGCGAAGGCCGGCGACGTCGCCGTCTTCTACCGGACGAACGCCCAGTCCCGTGTCTTCGAGGAAATCTTCATCCGCGTCGGGCTGCCCTACAAGGTCGTCGGCGGGGTCCGCTTCTACGAGCGCAAGGAGGTCCGGGACGTCCTCGCCTACCTGCGGGTGCTGGCCAACCCCGAGGACTCCGTGCCGCTGCGGCGCATCCTGAACGTGCCCAAGCGGGGCATCGGCGAGCGTGCCGAGGCGATGATCGACGCGCTGTCGCAGCGGGAGAAGATCAGCTTCCCGCAGGCGCTGAAGCGCGTCGACGAGGCGTACGGCATGGCCGCGCGGTCCACCAACGCCGTCAAGCGGTTCAACACGCTGATGGAGGAGCTCCGTACGATCGTCGAGTCCGGCGCGGGACCGGCGACGGTCCTGGAGGCGGTCCTCGAACGGACCGGCTACCTCGCCGAGTTGCAGGCCTCCACCGACCCGCAGGACGAGACCCGTATCGAGAACCTCCAGGAACTCGCGGCCGTCGCCCTGGAGTTCGAGCAGGAGACGGGCGAGGGCGAGGCCGTCGGCGGGCTCTCCGACTTCCTGGAGCGGGTCGCGCTGGTCGCCGACTCCGACCAGATCCCGGACGAGGAGGAGGACGGCTCCGGCGTCATCACCCTGATGACCCTCCACACCGCCAAGGGCCTGGAGTTCCCGGTAGTCTTCCTCACCGGCATGGAGGACGGCGTCTTCCCGCACATGCGCGCCCTCGGCCAGAACAAGGAGCTGGAGGAGGAGCGGCGGCTCGCGTACGTCGGCATCACGCGCGCGCGTGAGCGGCTGTATCTGACGCGCTCGGCGATGCGCAGCGCGTGGGGGCAGCCGTCGTACAACCCGCCGTCCCGCTTCCTGGAGGAGATCCCGGCGGCGCACGTGGACTGGAAGCGCACCGGGGCGACCGCGCCGGTCTCCTCCGGGCCCGTGTCCGGGGTCGCCGCCTCGCTGTCGTCGTCCCGCTCGCGTTCCTCGGCGTCGGGCGCGTCCGGCTTCGCCACGCGCCGCACCTCCGAGAAGCCGGTCGTCCAGCTCGCCGTCGGCGACCGTGTCACGCACGACCAGTTCGGGCTCGGCACGGTGACGGGTGTGAAGGGCACGGGCGTGAACGCCGAGGCGACGATCGACTTCGGGGACACCAAGCCGAAGCGGCTGCTGCTGCGGTACGCGCCGGTGGAGAAGCTCTAG
- a CDS encoding C40 family peptidase, translating to MASHRKSRPAGTRVAGIRTPALATAALTSVALLSQTANASPSTDDKPSLEEVEKKVDDLYRQAESATEKYNSAKDKTTKQRKRVDTLLDDVAKRTQKLNEAREELGRNAAAQYRTGAAAPDTATFLLADNPQDYFDQTQLMDRMTGRQKESVDDYFTQQSETMEKRREATQSLETLTDSQNDLKSAKATVQQKLSDARELLSKLTAEEKARLAAIEKRKQEEAARKAAELARQQAAAERQRQEAAAAAQQQESTQPPADSGTSDSSNSSDSSYATKAEKTLAFARSQIGKPYVWGATGPDSYDCSGLTQAAWKAAGVDIPRVTYDQVNAGTTVPLSSAQPGDLVFFYDDVTHVGIYIGNGMMIHAPKPGAYVREESIYYDGESSIHSVVRPA from the coding sequence TTGGCGTCGCACCGCAAGTCGCGTCCCGCCGGTACGCGCGTAGCAGGCATACGCACCCCTGCCCTCGCCACGGCAGCCCTCACGTCCGTGGCCCTGCTGTCCCAGACGGCCAACGCCAGCCCGTCGACGGACGACAAGCCCAGCCTCGAAGAGGTCGAGAAGAAGGTCGACGACCTCTACCGCCAAGCGGAGTCGGCAACCGAGAAGTACAACTCGGCCAAGGACAAGACCACGAAGCAGCGCAAGCGCGTCGACACCCTCCTCGACGACGTCGCCAAGCGCACCCAGAAGCTCAACGAAGCCCGCGAGGAACTCGGCCGCAACGCAGCCGCCCAGTACCGCACCGGCGCCGCGGCCCCCGACACGGCGACCTTCCTCCTGGCGGACAACCCGCAGGACTACTTCGACCAGACCCAGCTGATGGACCGTATGACCGGCCGTCAGAAGGAGTCGGTCGACGACTACTTCACCCAGCAGTCCGAGACGATGGAGAAGCGCCGGGAGGCCACCCAGAGCCTCGAGACGCTCACCGACTCGCAGAACGACCTCAAGTCGGCCAAGGCCACCGTCCAGCAGAAGCTCTCCGACGCGCGCGAGCTCCTCTCGAAGCTGACGGCCGAGGAGAAGGCCCGCCTCGCCGCGATCGAGAAGCGCAAGCAGGAGGAGGCCGCCCGCAAGGCCGCGGAGCTGGCCCGCCAGCAGGCGGCGGCCGAGCGCCAACGCCAGGAGGCGGCAGCCGCCGCCCAGCAGCAGGAGAGCACCCAGCCGCCCGCCGACTCGGGCACCTCGGACTCCTCGAACTCGTCGGACTCCTCGTACGCCACCAAGGCCGAGAAGACCCTGGCCTTTGCCCGCTCCCAGATCGGCAAGCCGTACGTCTGGGGCGCCACCGGCCCCGACTCCTACGACTGCTCCGGCCTCACCCAGGCCGCCTGGAAGGCCGCCGGCGTCGACATCCCCCGCGTCACCTACGACCAGGTCAACGCCGGCACCACGGTCCCCCTCTCCAGCGCCCAGCCCGGCGACCTGGTCTTCTTCTACGACGACGTCACCCACGTGGGCATCTACATCGGCAACGGCATGATGATCCACGCCCCCAAGCCCGGCGCGTACGTCCGCGAGGAGTCGATCTACTACGACGGAGAGTCGTCGATCCACAGCGTGGTCCGCCCGGCCTGA
- a CDS encoding tellurite resistance/C4-dicarboxylate transporter family protein encodes MPGPTTPTSPLHTWWSQRPPTAGAAVMATGILSVALHQTDYETLSRIALALACTAWLALAADFTARFLQDRERWLKEAATPAALTAIAATTVLGTRFTALGWVTLAEALLALATALWPVLLLTVLRHWRRQMPGAIFLGCVATEGLAVLGATLAAAETTAWLAHMALVFFWLGLVLYVVALPRFDRRQLARGAGDQWVAGGALAISALAGSKLLAADSPALYLWNDDDYGVLRTVTVALLVLDIAWYSLLLLTEFAWPRLRYDVRRWATVFPMGMTAAATLSVGTALDASWLEHPGEALMWIAIAAWLAVTAGAVRSYTRPGTRRGTDVTSTAQR; translated from the coding sequence ATGCCCGGCCCCACGACCCCCACCTCCCCGCTCCACACCTGGTGGTCGCAGCGACCCCCCACAGCCGGCGCCGCGGTCATGGCCACCGGCATCCTCTCGGTAGCCCTGCACCAGACGGACTACGAGACCCTCTCCCGCATCGCCCTGGCCCTCGCCTGCACGGCCTGGCTGGCCCTGGCCGCCGACTTCACCGCCCGCTTCCTCCAGGATCGCGAAAGATGGCTGAAAGAGGCGGCCACCCCCGCCGCCCTCACCGCCATCGCCGCGACGACAGTCCTGGGCACCCGCTTCACCGCCCTCGGCTGGGTGACCCTCGCCGAGGCCCTCCTGGCCCTGGCCACCGCGCTCTGGCCGGTGCTCCTGCTCACCGTCCTGCGCCACTGGCGCCGCCAGATGCCCGGCGCGATCTTCCTGGGCTGCGTGGCCACAGAGGGCCTGGCCGTACTGGGCGCCACGCTCGCCGCCGCCGAGACCACGGCATGGCTCGCCCACATGGCGCTCGTCTTCTTCTGGCTCGGCCTGGTCCTCTACGTCGTGGCCCTGCCCCGCTTCGACCGGCGCCAGCTCGCCCGAGGCGCCGGCGACCAGTGGGTGGCGGGCGGCGCCCTCGCCATCTCCGCACTGGCCGGCTCGAAGCTGCTCGCCGCCGACAGCCCCGCCCTCTACCTCTGGAACGACGACGACTACGGCGTCCTGCGCACGGTGACCGTCGCCCTGCTCGTACTCGACATCGCCTGGTACTCCCTCCTGCTCCTCACCGAGTTCGCCTGGCCGCGCCTGCGCTACGACGTTCGCCGCTGGGCCACGGTGTTCCCGATGGGCATGACGGCAGCGGCGACACTCTCCGTCGGCACGGCCCTGGACGCCTCATGGCTGGAGCACCCGGGCGAGGCACTGATGTGGATCGCGATCGCGGCCTGGCTGGCGGTCACGGCGGGCGCGGTCCGGAGCTACACGCGCCCCGGCACTCGCCGCGGCACCGACGTCACGTCCACAGCACAGCGATGA